A genomic stretch from Moraxella nasicaprae includes:
- a CDS encoding phage virion morphogenesis protein, with product MLIINLDDSQAQRTLAQLLRNASNSRVIMQGLATELETMTADNFENEAFGGQAWVRKAFGDGKTLTNTSELRDSITSSASSTTATVGTNMIYARIHHFGGTITPKQKSHLVFATPNGFAKVKSVTLPARPFLPVSSDGQLQSDGDRRLIEVALSALTSGT from the coding sequence ATGCTCATCATCAACCTAGACGACAGCCAAGCTCAACGCACTTTGGCTCAATTATTAAGAAATGCCAGCAATAGCCGTGTCATTATGCAAGGACTTGCCACAGAATTAGAGACAATGACAGCCGATAACTTTGAAAATGAAGCCTTTGGTGGACAGGCGTGGGTGCGTAAAGCCTTTGGTGATGGAAAAACCCTAACCAATACAAGCGAGCTAAGAGATAGCATTACAAGCTCGGCAAGCAGTACAACCGCCACCGTCGGCACCAATATGATTTATGCCCGCATTCATCATTTTGGTGGTACAATCACCCCAAAGCAAAAATCCCATCTTGTCTTTGCCACCCCAAATGGTTTTGCCAAGGTCAAATCGGTAACACTACCCGCTCGCCCATTTTTACCCGTTTCCTCTGATGGGCAATTACAAAGCGATGGCGATAGACGATTGATAGAAGTTGCCCTATCCGCCCTAACATCTGGCACCTAA
- a CDS encoding Ltp family lipoprotein codes for MKKFFKFVFYAIIALIAFGFVTAMLGDNKPKTDTAKSEPVAEAKADATEVTKPEELTLTASQKNAVRSAENYLDFKGFSRDGLIAQLSSEYGDGYSKKDATVAVDSLDVDWNEQAVIAAKNYLEFKGFSCKGLVDQLSSKHGDKFTKEQAEYGAKGAGACN; via the coding sequence ATGAAAAAGTTTTTTAAGTTTGTTTTTTATGCAATCATAGCGTTGATTGCATTTGGTTTTGTTACGGCGATGCTTGGCGATAATAAGCCCAAGACTGATACTGCTAAGTCAGAGCCTGTAGCTGAAGCTAAGGCTGATGCAACCGAAGTAACAAAACCTGAAGAGCTTACATTAACTGCATCACAAAAAAATGCGGTGCGTTCGGCTGAAAATTATTTAGACTTTAAGGGTTTTTCTCGTGATGGTCTGATTGCACAACTATCATCGGAGTATGGCGATGGATATAGTAAGAAAGACGCTACTGTTGCTGTGGATAGCCTTGATGTTGATTGGAATGAGCAAGCTGTTATAGCTGCTAAAAACTACTTGGAGTTTAAAGGCTTTTCTTGCAAAGGCCTGGTTGATCAACTATCATCAAAACATGGCGATAAGTTTACTAAAGAACAGGCAGAATATGGTGCAAAAGGTGCTGGTGCTTGCAATTAA
- the rplI gene encoding 50S ribosomal protein L9, with protein MQVILLQRVVNLGKLGETVDVKAGYGRNYLIPQGKALPATEANIAKFEARRAELEALEAKELEAARNRADSLADVNVIMRAKSGDEGKLFGSIGARDIAEALTKSGLAVDRSEVKMPEGAFRQVGEYKVTIQLHHDISADILVTILSEDAPAADEDDA; from the coding sequence ATGCAAGTTATTCTATTACAGCGTGTCGTTAATCTTGGTAAACTTGGTGAAACGGTTGATGTAAAAGCTGGTTATGGTCGTAACTACCTAATCCCACAAGGCAAAGCGTTGCCAGCCACCGAAGCGAATATTGCTAAGTTTGAAGCTCGTCGTGCTGAACTAGAAGCACTAGAAGCCAAAGAACTAGAAGCAGCTCGCAACCGTGCTGACAGCCTAGCTGATGTGAATGTCATCATGCGTGCTAAGTCTGGCGATGAAGGCAAACTATTTGGTTCTATCGGTGCTCGTGATATCGCAGAAGCCCTAACCAAATCAGGTTTAGCAGTGGATCGTTCAGAAGTGAAAATGCCAGAAGGTGCATTCCGTCAAGTTGGCGAGTACAAAGTTACTATCCAATTGCATCACGACATTTCAGCAGACATTTTGGTGACCATCTTGTCAGAAGATGCCCCTGCTGCTGATGAAGATGATGCTTAA
- the rpsR gene encoding 30S ribosomal protein S18 yields the protein MARFYRRRKFCRFTAEGITHIDYKDVELLKQYISENGKIVPSRITGTSNKYQRQLAVAIKQARYLALLPYTDNHK from the coding sequence ATGGCACGTTTCTATCGTCGTCGTAAATTCTGCCGTTTTACCGCTGAAGGCATTACACACATCGATTATAAAGATGTAGAACTATTAAAGCAATACATCAGCGAAAATGGCAAAATCGTTCCTAGCCGTATTACTGGTACTTCTAACAAGTATCAACGCCAATTGGCAGTAGCGATTAAACAAGCTCGTTACTTGGCACTATTGCCATATACCGACAACCACAAGTAA
- the rpsF gene encoding 30S ribosomal protein S6: MRHYEVVLLVHPDQSNQVADMVTKYRSIVEENGGANHRLEDWGRRQLAYPINKIHKAHYVLLNIECNEATLAQLEELFKYNDAIIRSLVIRRDGAITEQSPLAKEAEDKRNRKANRRNDVRSTESESDADSE, translated from the coding sequence ATGAGACATTATGAAGTGGTGCTACTGGTTCATCCAGATCAAAGCAACCAAGTTGCCGACATGGTAACTAAGTACCGTTCTATCGTAGAAGAAAATGGCGGTGCAAACCATCGTTTGGAAGATTGGGGTCGTCGCCAATTGGCTTACCCAATCAACAAAATCCACAAAGCACATTATGTGCTATTAAACATCGAGTGTAACGAAGCAACCCTAGCTCAGCTAGAAGAGTTGTTCAAATACAACGATGCAATCATTCGTAGCCTAGTTATCCGTCGTGATGGTGCTATCACTGAGCAGTCACCATTGGCAAAAGAAGCGGAAGACAAACGCAATCGTAAAGCCAACCGTCGTAATGATGTTCGCAGCACTGAAAGTGAAAGCGACGCTGACAGCGAATAA
- a CDS encoding YcgL domain-containing protein — translation MHCDVYKFPKNEDWYVYIARPNYPDDTDTLTDWLGVLPSPLRAKLGLGQFVMHLDLASRDKLARADINEVRAKLTEQGYYVQAPPADILAAQALAKAKEAQDKKYD, via the coding sequence ATGCATTGTGATGTTTATAAATTTCCAAAAAATGAAGATTGGTATGTCTATATCGCTCGTCCAAATTATCCTGATGACACTGATACTTTGACAGACTGGCTTGGCGTTTTGCCGTCGCCACTGCGTGCAAAATTGGGACTTGGGCAGTTTGTCATGCATTTGGATTTGGCAAGCCGTGACAAATTGGCAAGGGCGGACATCAATGAGGTGCGTGCCAAATTAACCGAGCAGGGCTATTATGTACAAGCACCACCTGCGGATATTTTGGCAGCCCAAGCTCTTGCCAAAGCCAAAGAGGCTCAGGATAAAAAATACGACTAG
- the gcvT gene encoding glycine cleavage system aminomethyltransferase GcvT, whose product MSELKRTPLFDAHTAHNGKLVDFGGWELPVNYGSQIAEHEAVRTDAGMFDVSHMLVTDVTGDNAKAFFQKLIANDVAKLSFIGKALYSAMLNDNGGVIDDLIVYRMNEDETAYRIVSNGATREKDTAHFAKVGAEFGVTLTPRYELAMLAVQGPKAVEKLLTVKPDWAEKVNALKPFVGVDLEGDWFVARTGYTGEDGVEVILPADKACAFFDELVGAGVAPCGLGARDTLRMEAGMNLYGNDMTDEVSPLEAGMAWTVDLKDESREFVGKSALLALKSAGVKAKQVGLLLESKGVMRAGMEVVTDNGNGITTSGVFSPSLNQSIAIARVPADFTGERAKVIMRGKEVEVRVLKLPFVRNGKKQFD is encoded by the coding sequence ATGTCTGAACTAAAACGCACCCCCCTATTTGATGCTCATACCGCTCACAATGGCAAACTTGTGGATTTTGGCGGCTGGGAATTACCTGTCAATTATGGCTCACAAATCGCCGAACACGAAGCCGTGCGTACAGACGCAGGCATGTTTGATGTTTCGCATATGCTTGTTACCGATGTGACAGGCGATAACGCCAAAGCCTTTTTTCAAAAACTCATCGCCAACGATGTCGCCAAACTTAGCTTTATTGGCAAAGCGTTGTATTCGGCAATGCTCAACGACAATGGCGGTGTGATTGATGATTTGATCGTCTATCGTATGAACGAAGACGAGACCGCTTATCGTATTGTCTCAAACGGAGCAACCCGTGAAAAAGACACGGCTCATTTTGCCAAAGTCGGAGCAGAATTTGGCGTAACCTTAACCCCCCGTTATGAACTTGCGATGCTTGCCGTACAAGGCCCAAAGGCGGTTGAAAAATTATTGACCGTCAAACCTGACTGGGCGGAAAAAGTAAACGCCCTAAAACCCTTTGTTGGTGTGGATTTGGAGGGCGATTGGTTTGTCGCTCGTACAGGCTACACAGGCGAAGATGGTGTGGAAGTGATTTTGCCTGCCGATAAGGCTTGTGCGTTTTTTGATGAATTGGTAGGGGCAGGTGTTGCACCTTGCGGTCTTGGGGCAAGGGATACTTTGCGTATGGAAGCAGGTATGAATCTTTATGGCAACGATATGACCGATGAAGTTAGCCCACTTGAAGCAGGTATGGCGTGGACGGTGGATTTAAAAGACGAGAGCCGTGAATTTGTCGGTAAATCTGCCCTACTCGCCCTAAAATCAGCAGGGGTCAAAGCCAAACAAGTGGGGCTTTTATTAGAAAGCAAAGGCGTCATGCGTGCAGGCATGGAAGTGGTAACAGACAATGGCAACGGCATTACCACCAGCGGCGTATTCTCCCCAAGTCTTAATCAATCCATCGCCATTGCTCGTGTTCCTGCTGACTTTACAGGCGAGAGAGCCAAAGTGATTATGCGTGGCAAAGAAGTGGAAGTACGTGTGCTAAAATTGCCATTTGTGAGAAATGGGAAAAAGCAGTTTGATTAA
- the gcvH gene encoding glycine cleavage system protein GcvH gives MSNIPSDLKYVASHEWLKLEDDGIITVGITDHAQDLLGDVVFVELPEVGRTVSADEEIAVVESVKAASDVYAPIAGEIVEINEELVDSPELANEDPYGKAWFFKIKPENASDYDGLMSADEYEGSL, from the coding sequence ATGAGTAATATCCCAAGCGATTTAAAATATGTTGCCAGCCACGAATGGCTAAAACTTGAAGATGACGGTATCATCACCGTTGGTATCACTGACCACGCCCAAGATTTGCTTGGCGATGTGGTCTTTGTGGAATTGCCAGAAGTCGGTCGCACCGTATCTGCTGACGAAGAGATTGCCGTTGTTGAAAGCGTCAAGGCAGCCTCTGATGTCTATGCCCCAATCGCAGGCGAAATCGTTGAAATCAACGAAGAGCTGGTGGACAGCCCAGAGCTTGCCAATGAAGACCCTTATGGCAAAGCGTGGTTCTTTAAAATCAAGCCAGAAAATGCGTCTGACTATGACGGCTTGATGAGTGCTGATGAGTACGAGGGTAGTTTGTAA
- the gcvP gene encoding aminomethyl-transferring glycine dehydrogenase, translated as MSFNTFSDLFYENAFVHRHLGNDQSAQDKMLKTVGANSLDEFVDSVVPSSVRLNKDLDLPPAMSEHNALAKLRQMADNITVAKSYIGQGYSPTRLPAVIQRNVLENPGWYTAYTPYQAEIAQGRLEALLNFQQVCIDLTGMDLAGASLLDEGTAAAEAMAMAQRCSKSKSSQFFVDSRTYPQTLDVINTRAKYFGFEVVVGDFDTAKTGEYFGAYFQYVGKDGDVADLTEVINAVKAKGAYAIVGADIMSLVLLKSPADMGADIALGSTQRFGIPMGFGGPHAAYFAFKDKDKRQAPGRIIGVSKDAQGGTALRMALQTREQHIRREKANSNICTSQVLLANLAGMYAVYHGAEGLKRIASRIHALAVAFAKSFEKAPQLGIKVVHNVFFDTVLIKFDNDEIADQTFEQAKSKGYNLYRHDAFRISVSFHELSDETDFKELCEIFRTIGSLDKVENVLGDLNRTDEILTHPTFNSYHTEHQMLRYLKSLEDKDLAMNRSMISLGSCTMKLNATSEMLPITWNEFANVHPFAPSEDTKGYIEMIKSLQEQLKAITGFDEISMQPNSGASGEYAGLLAIRRYHESRNDNDRTVCLIPRSAHGTNPATAQMMGMQVVVVATDELGNVDIDDLKAKCEQHSDKLGALMITYPSTHGVFEEGIRDICDLIHKHGGQVYMDGANMNAQVALMRPADVGADVLHMNLHKTFCIPHGGGGPGMGPIGLKSHLAPFIASHTVNPVFNAQSGQGAVSSAPYGSASILPISWMYITMMGRDGLLSATKQALLNANYVATSLKDDYPVLYTGKNGRVAHECIIDIRPLKEETGITETDIAKRLMDYGFHAPTMSFPVAGTLMIEPTESESIDELDRFISALKQIKQEALKVKAGADGWTADNNPLVNAPHTQSVIVGEWDRPYSREVGAFPLPYVKAHKFWPSVGRVDDVYGDKNLICSCPSIDNYE; from the coding sequence ATGAGTTTTAATACTTTCTCCGACCTATTTTACGAAAACGCTTTCGTACACCGTCATCTGGGCAATGACCAATCTGCCCAAGACAAAATGCTAAAAACCGTTGGGGCAAATAGCCTTGATGAGTTTGTGGACAGCGTGGTGCCGTCATCGGTGCGTTTAAATAAAGATTTGGACTTACCGCCTGCGATGAGTGAGCATAACGCCCTAGCCAAACTTCGTCAAATGGCGGACAACATCACCGTTGCCAAAAGCTATATCGGACAAGGCTACTCGCCCACTCGCTTACCTGCGGTCATACAGCGTAATGTGCTAGAAAATCCCGGTTGGTACACCGCCTACACGCCTTATCAAGCCGAAATTGCCCAAGGGCGTTTGGAAGCCTTGCTTAATTTTCAGCAAGTGTGCATTGACCTAACCGGAATGGACTTAGCAGGGGCAAGCCTTTTGGACGAAGGCACAGCAGCAGCTGAGGCAATGGCAATGGCACAGCGGTGCAGTAAATCCAAATCCAGTCAGTTCTTTGTGGACAGTCGCACCTATCCGCAGACCCTTGATGTCATCAACACTCGTGCCAAATATTTTGGCTTTGAGGTCGTGGTCGGCGACTTTGACACCGCCAAAACTGGCGAGTATTTTGGGGCGTATTTTCAATATGTCGGTAAAGATGGCGATGTTGCCGACTTGACCGAAGTTATCAATGCCGTTAAAGCCAAAGGGGCGTATGCCATTGTCGGGGCGGACATTATGAGCCTTGTGCTACTTAAATCCCCTGCCGATATGGGAGCGGACATTGCCTTGGGTAGCACTCAGCGTTTTGGCATTCCAATGGGCTTTGGTGGCCCGCACGCAGCCTACTTTGCCTTTAAAGACAAGGACAAACGCCAAGCCCCTGGACGTATTATCGGTGTCAGTAAAGACGCACAAGGTGGCACGGCTCTTAGAATGGCACTACAAACTCGTGAACAGCATATCCGCCGTGAAAAGGCAAATTCTAACATTTGTACTTCACAAGTGCTACTTGCCAACCTAGCAGGTATGTATGCCGTCTATCACGGTGCAGAAGGCTTAAAGCGTATCGCCAGTCGTATTCACGCTTTGGCGGTGGCGTTCGCTAAATCATTTGAAAAAGCACCACAATTAGGTATAAAAGTTGTTCATAATGTATTTTTTGATACAGTTTTAATCAAATTTGATAATGATGAGATTGCAGACCAAACATTTGAACAAGCCAAGTCAAAAGGTTACAATCTTTATAGACACGATGCGTTTCGCATTTCAGTTTCATTTCACGAATTAAGTGATGAGACTGATTTTAAAGAATTGTGTGAAATTTTTAGAACTATTGGTTCTTTGGATAAAGTGGAAAATGTTTTGGGCGACTTAAACCGCACCGATGAGATTTTAACACACCCAACCTTTAACAGCTATCACACCGAACATCAGATGTTACGCTACCTTAAATCTTTGGAAGACAAAGATTTGGCGATGAACCGCTCAATGATTTCGCTGGGTTCTTGCACAATGAAACTAAACGCCACCAGCGAGATGTTGCCGATTACTTGGAATGAGTTTGCAAATGTACACCCATTTGCCCCAAGTGAAGACACCAAAGGCTATATTGAGATGATTAAAAGCCTACAAGAGCAGTTAAAAGCAATCACAGGCTTTGACGAAATTTCAATGCAACCAAACTCTGGGGCAAGCGGTGAATACGCAGGACTTCTTGCCATTCGCCGTTATCACGAAAGCCGAAATGATAATGACCGCACGGTCTGCCTAATCCCCCGCTCGGCACACGGCACCAACCCTGCGACCGCTCAGATGATGGGAATGCAAGTGGTGGTGGTTGCCACAGACGAGCTTGGCAATGTGGACATTGACGATTTAAAAGCCAAATGTGAACAGCATAGCGATAAACTTGGGGCGTTGATGATTACTTATCCGTCCACGCACGGCGTGTTTGAAGAAGGTATCAGAGACATTTGCGACCTTATCCACAAACACGGTGGACAGGTGTATATGGACGGAGCGAATATGAACGCCCAAGTCGCCCTAATGCGTCCTGCTGATGTGGGGGCGGATGTTTTGCATATGAATTTACACAAGACATTTTGCATTCCACACGGTGGTGGCGGGCCGGGTATGGGTCCGATTGGCTTAAAGTCGCACCTTGCCCCATTCATCGCAAGCCATACGGTCAATCCTGTATTTAATGCTCAATCTGGTCAAGGGGCGGTATCGTCCGCCCCCTATGGCTCGGCAAGCATTTTGCCAATCTCGTGGATGTACATCACGATGATGGGGCGTGATGGTTTGCTTTCTGCGACCAAGCAGGCTCTTTTGAACGCCAACTATGTGGCAACCAGCTTGAAAGATGACTATCCTGTGCTATACACAGGCAAAAACGGACGAGTGGCACACGAGTGTATCATTGACATTCGCCCCCTAAAAGAAGAAACAGGCATCACAGAGACCGACATTGCCAAGCGTTTGATGGATTATGGTTTTCACGCACCGACAATGAGTTTCCCTGTGGCTGGTACGCTGATGATTGAGCCAACCGAGTCTGAAAGCATTGATGAGCTTGACCGCTTTATTTCTGCCTTAAAACAAATCAAACAAGAAGCGTTAAAGGTCAAAGCAGGGGCGGACGGTTGGACAGCCGATAACAACCCGCTGGTAAACGCTCCGCACACCCAAAGCGTGATTGTGGGCGAGTGGGACAGACCGTATAGCCGTGAAGTTGGGGCGTTCCCCTTGCCTTATGTCAAGGCTCATAAGTTTTGGCCTTCGGTTGGGCGAGTGGACGATGTCTATGGCGATAAGAATTTGATTTGTTCTTGTCCTAGTATTGATAATTATGAGTAA
- a CDS encoding transposase — protein MKDYQDRLKQLQSIQDYELVYVDETGIDTYLHRTHARSLKGQKVYDKVSGKYYQRISLVAGQIGNKAKNLIAPLIYQNTMVSNLFETWFEQMLLPSLDNHAKQTGRPCIIILDNARFHRMKQLQVLANNTTCKHVILPLPPYSPNLNPIEHTWATIKRWLRSHLSKFESIEGGLMSYFELN, from the coding sequence ATCAAAGACTATCAAGACAGGCTAAAACAGTTACAAAGCATACAAGACTACGAGCTTGTTTATGTAGATGAAACTGGTATTGACACTTACCTACACCGCACCCACGCCAGAAGTTTAAAGGGTCAAAAAGTCTATGATAAGGTGAGTGGTAAATATTATCAACGCATATCATTGGTTGCTGGACAAATTGGTAACAAAGCCAAAAACTTGATTGCTCCACTTATCTATCAAAACACAATGGTAAGCAACTTATTTGAAACTTGGTTTGAACAAATGCTTCTACCTAGCCTTGACAACCACGCCAAGCAAACAGGTAGACCTTGTATCATCATCTTAGATAATGCAAGATTTCATAGAATGAAGCAGTTACAGGTACTTGCTAATAACACAACATGCAAACATGTTATCTTGCCACTCCCACCTTATTCACCTAACCTAAACCCCATAGAACACACTTGGGCAACTATTAAGAGATGGCTTAGAAGTCATCTGTCAAAGTTTGAGAGTATTGAAGGTGGGCTGATGTCTTATTTTGAGTTGAATTGA
- a CDS encoding IS630 transposase-related protein: MAYSIELKQKALAYLEQCGNISTVCTAYNISRSTLYAWIKKQEQGDLSCQSGGNRGVKVDRNKLKTYVEQNPDAYLYEIAEVFNCGTSTIFYALRSLGITHKKRPQVTKNKTQTKSKTIKTG; the protein is encoded by the coding sequence ATGGCATATTCAATAGAACTTAAACAAAAGGCCTTAGCCTACTTAGAGCAGTGTGGTAATATTAGCACAGTTTGTACTGCTTACAACATTTCAAGAAGCACCTTGTATGCTTGGATTAAAAAACAAGAACAAGGTGATTTGTCCTGTCAAAGTGGTGGCAATCGTGGTGTTAAAGTGGACAGAAATAAGCTTAAAACTTATGTAGAGCAAAACCCTGATGCTTACTTGTATGAAATTGCTGAAGTTTTTAATTGTGGTACAAGTACCATCTTTTATGCTTTACGCTCTCTTGGTATTACCCATAAAAAAAGACCACAAGTTACAAAGAACAAGACCCAAACAAAATCAAAGACTATCAAGACAGGCTAA